A window of Pomacea canaliculata isolate SZHN2017 linkage group LG3, ASM307304v1, whole genome shotgun sequence contains these coding sequences:
- the LOC112558876 gene encoding FH2 domain-containing protein 1-like gives MSRKPLDINHMKKFISGHDELDAPHDLSNRIQEPLMDSCKSMRVDLLLRKFSKVDDVLMFVRNVNHAAFTNEQLKELSALAPDEKQARRIKTRSEDSLSVTEKFLYKLVQIPHYDLRIHIMFSRATSPPQLRELRDRLRKYRDACRYLCDNESIKVFLCWVLQAVNDINNGNKEDKAFGLRIGSLNTILSTKAKTPERATLLHVLVEDIRKNDPSALTFATTYLPN, from the exons ATGAGCCGTAAACCTCTAGACATCAACCATATGAAGAAATTTATCTCGGGCCACGACGAGTTAGATGCTCCCCATGACTTGTCTAACAGAATCCAG GAGCCGCTGATGGACAGTTGTAAGAGTATGAGAGTGGACTTGCTTCTCAGAAAGTTCTCCAAAGTGGATGACGTACTGATGTTCGTTAGGAATGTAAATCATGCAGCATTCACTAATGAACAGCTCAAAGAGCTGAGTGCACTTGCCCCAGATGAAAAAcag GCAAGACGGATAAAAACTCGTAGCGAAGACAGTTTGTCCGTCACCGAGAAGTTTCTGTACAAGTTGGTTCAAATCCCTCACTACGATCTGCGCATTCACATCATGTTCAGTCGCGCGACGTCTCCCCCACAGCTCCGCGAGCTCCGTGACAGACTTCGGAAATATCGAGATGCATGCCGGTACCTCTGTGACAACGAGTCCATCAAGGTGTTTCTTTGTTGGGTGCTGCAGGCTGTCAACGACATCAATAAT GGGAACAAAGAAGATAAAGCTTTTGGACTAAGGATAGGGTCACTCAACACAATCCTCAGTACTAAGGCCAAGACACCGGAGCGCGCGACTCTTCTGCACGTGTTGGTAGAGGACATCCGGAAGAACGACCCCAGTGCTTTGACCTTTGCTACCACTTATCTACCAAACTGA
- the LOC112559590 gene encoding uncharacterized protein LOC112559590, with the protein MPPVGAHFNSIQLRQTKLPPSPTDGSPEEAGVSDVNKRPAPVKRPPATWPKPSSHARPKCMPSENTASENTERKPEVGTSTTQPSSAGTTMVAFFAPATPVMTPDIATASKMTPEVTEAPTTTPDVTAAPVMMSDINIAPTMTPDLTEAPKMSVEVTEEPVVTSVPVMTPDVTVVPVMTPEVTVVPVITPEVTVVPDVTPEVTVVPVVTPDVTVVPVITPEVTVVPDLTPDVTVVPVVTPDVTVVPVITPEVTVVPDVTPDVTVVPVITPEVTVVPDVTPDVTVVPVVTPDVTVVPVMTPDLTVVPVVAPDVTVVPVITPEVTVVPDLTPDVTVVPVVTPDLTVVPVVTPDLTVVPVVTPEVTVVPVMTPDVTVVPVVTPDVTVVPVMTPEVVAVPVMKPSGTAAPCNLDDLSVCSTDVQTSTPHQHRQ; encoded by the coding sequence ATGCCACCTGTTGGAGCACACTTCAACTCTATCCAGCTGAGGCAAACAAAactaccaccatcacccacTGATGGGTCACCAGAAGAGGCTGGCGTCTCAGATGTGAATAAAAGGCCAGCACCAGTCAAACGTCCCCCCGCCACGTGGCCCAAGCCATCGTCCCATGCACGCCCAAAATGTATGCCTTCTGAGAATACAGCCTCTGAGAATACAGAAAGGAAACCGGAAGTTGGTACAAGCACCACACAACCTTCGTCAGCAGGCACAACGATGGTGGCATTTTTTGCGCCAGCAACGCCAGTGATGACTCCAGACATTGCAACAGCGTCAAAGATGACACCAGAAGTAACAGAAGCGCCAACGACGACGCCAGACGTGACAGCAGCTCCAGTGATGATGTCAGACATAAACATAGCGCCTACGATGACGCCAGACCTAACAGAAGCACCAAAGATGTCAGTAGAAGTAACAGAAGAGCCAGTCGTAACTTCAGTTCCAGTGATGACGCCTGACGTGACAGTAGTGCCAGTGATGACGCCAGAGGTGACAGTAGTGCCAGTGATAACGCCAGAGGTGACAGTAGTGCCAGACGTGACGCCAGAGGTGACAGTAGTGCCAGTCGTGACGCCAGACGTGACAGTAGTGCCAGTGATAACGCCAGAGGTGACAGTAGTGCCAGACCTGACGCCAGACGTGACAGTAGTGCCAGTCGTGACGCCAGACGTGACAGTAGTGCCAGTGATAACGCCAGAGGTGACAGTAGTGCCAGACGTGACGCCAGACGTGACAGTAGTGCCAGTGATAACGCCAGAGGTGACAGTAGTGCCAGACGTGACGCCAGACGTGACAGTAGTGCCAGTCGTGACGCCAGACGTGACAGTAGTGCCAGTCATGACGCCAGACCTGACAGTAGTGCCAGTCGTGGCGCCAGACGTGACAGTAGTGCCAGTGATAACGCCAGAGGTGACAGTAGTGCCAGACCTGACGCCAGACGTGACAGTAGTGCCAGTCGTGACGCCAGACCTGACAGTAGTGCCAGTCGTGACGCCAGACCTGACAGTAGTGCCAGTCGTGACGCCAGAGGTGACAGTAGTGCCAGTCATGACGCCAGACGTGACAGTAGTGCCAGTCGTGACGCCTGACGTGACAGTAGTGCCAGTCATGACGCCAGAAGTAGTAGCAGTGCCAGTAATGAAGCCATCAGGAACAGCTGCACCTTGTAACCTGGACGATTTATCGGTGTGTTCAACAGACGTCCAGACGTCCACACCACATCAGCATCGGCAATAA
- the LOC112558875 gene encoding LOW QUALITY PROTEIN: H(+)/Cl(-) exchange transporter 3-like (The sequence of the model RefSeq protein was modified relative to this genomic sequence to represent the inferred CDS: deleted 1 base in 1 codon), with translation MEPENIDCDYFKVGPDLRDISDIHAVNGAQASSNARKPNGVNPGVDSTGNGTIHLPDTLEELPPGIGKYDDFHTIDWLREIARDRMRHRHIVKKRQEGWFEKLKSAHDAWSGWLCVLLVGLAAGSCAGMIDIGARWMSDLKEGVCVEAFWFNKEQCCWSGDSTTFDEEGDCDQWYSWPELLSTPSGTLTYVAGYVFYVSWALAFAFLAGLFVRVFAPYASGSGIPEIKTILSGFIIRGYLGKWTLLIKSVGMMMSDAAGLTLGKEGPSVHMACCCGNIFSYLFPKYSRNEAKKREILSAAAAAGVGVAFGAPIGGVLFSLEEVSYYFPLKTLWRSFFCALIAVFVVHSINPFGSEHLALLHIDYDQQWAMQELVPFVFLGALGGIIGKIFIKFNIMWCRFRKNSSLGSYPIAEVLIVTFITALLGYLNPYTRMNSSELIPLLVSRCGPENEIELCDYERNVTSQFAFWSSAVAHPGVHAALWKLFLALIFKIIMMIFTIGIRIPAGLFVPSLAIGALAGRIVGIGMEQLVIANRSNPFFTNMCQQDVCKVTPGLYAVVGAAAVLGGVTRMTVALVVIMFELTGGLEYILPLMAAAMTSKWVGDALGKEGIYDAHIALNGYPFLDSKEEFTHTTLATDVMRPRMDWRRNDAPLSVITQDSMTVDEVEFLLNNTSHNGFPVVVSRESQYLVGFVLRRDVLLAIANARKTLEGIVGSSIVYFTLHVPAPNLNEPVPLKLRKILDLAPITITDETPMETVVEMFRKLGLRQTLVTHNGRLLGIITKKDVLRHIAQLHNQDPDSILFN, from the exons ATGGAGCCGGAAAATATCGACTGTGATTATTTCAAGGTAGGCCCCGATCTAAGGGATATCTCGGACATTCATGCTGTTAATGGAGCACAGGCATCAAGCAATGCCAGGAAACCTAATGGAGTGAACCCAGGGGTGGATAGTACTGGGAATG GTACTATCCACCTTCCAGATACTCTGGAAGAGCTGCCGCCGGGTATCGGCAAGTACGACGACTTCCACACAATCGACTGGTTGCGCGAAATCGCTCGTGACCGCATGCGACATCGCCACATCGTCAAGAAGAGGCAGGAAGGCTGGTTCGAGAAGCTGAAGAGCGCTCACGACGCTTGGTCTGGATGGCTCTGTGTCCTCCTTGTCGGCCTGGCTGCCG GTTCCTGTGCTGGTATGATTGATATCGGAGCACGGTGGATGTCGGACCTGAAGGAGGGGGTTTGTGTGGAGGCATTCTGGTTCAACAAAGAGCAGTGCTGCTGGTCGGGAGACTCGACCACTTTTGATGAAGAGGGAGATTGTGATCAG TGGTACAGTTGGCCTGAACTGCTGAGCACACCATCAGGAACACTGACATATGTTGCTGGCTATGTCTTCTACGTTTCCTGGGCACTGGCGTTTGCGTTTCTCGCTGGACTGTTTGTTCGAGTCTTTGCACCGTATGCAAGTGGTTCTGGCATTCCAGAG ATCAAAACCATCTTGAGTGGTTTTATTATCCGTGGATACTTGGGCAAGTGGACACTACTGATCAAATCTGTGGGTATGATGATGTCTGATGCTGCTGGGCTCACTCTGGGCAAAGAGGGACCATCAGTTCATATGGCTTGCTGCTGTGGTAACATCTTCTCTTACCTGTTTCCCAAGTACAGTCGAAATGAGGCTAAAAAGAGAGAA ATTCtctcagcagctgcagcagctggagTAGGGGTGGCTTTTGGTGCACCTATAGGTGGTGTGCTTTTCAGTCTTGAAGAG GTCAGCTATTATTTTCCTCTAAAGACATTGTGGCGGTCATTCTTCTGTGCACTTATTGCTGTGTTTGTTGTGCACTCCATCAATCCT TTCGGCAGTGAACACCTTGCACTCTTGCATATTGACTATGATCAGCAGTGGGCAATGCAGGAACTTGTTCCCTTTGTGTTTCTGGGTGCACTTGGG GGCATTATTGGGAAGATATTCATCAAATTTAACATCATGTGGTGCAGATTCCGAAAAAATTCATCTCTGGGCAGCTACCCCATTGCAGAg GTGCTCATTGTCACCTTCATCACTGCTCTGCTGGGCTACCTCAACCCCTACACACG catgaATTCTTCTGAACTTATTCCACTTCTTGTAAGTCGATGCggcccagaaaatgaaattgaACTGTG TGACTATGAACGCAACGTCACCTCACAGTTTGCCTTTTGGAGCAGTGCAGTAGCTCATCCTGGAGTTCATGCGGCTTTGTGGAAACTTTTTCTTGcccttattttcaaaattatcatGATGATCTTCACCATTGGAATAAGG ATTCCTGCTGGTCTTTTTGTTCCCAGCTTAGCAATAGGAGCTCTAGCTGGACGCATAGTTGGAATTGGCATGGAGCAACTAGTCAT aGCAAATCGATCAAACCCTTTCTTTACCAACATGTGTCAGCAAGATGTGTGCAAAGTTACTCCTGGACTCTATGCTGTTGTAGGGGCTGCAGCAGTCCTTGGTGGAGTTACACGAATGACAG TGGCTCTTGTGGTCATAATGTTTGAGCTAACTGGTGGCCTAGAATACATTCTACCTCTTATGGCTGCTGCCATGACTAGTAAATGGGTTGGTGATGCCCTTGGAAAAGAAGGAAT TTATGATGCACATATAGCTCTTAATGGATATCCATTTCTGGACAGTAAAGAggagttcactcacacaacccTTGCAACAGATGTCATGCGACCAAG AATGGACTGGAG gcgtAATGACGCACCTCTAAGTGTCATCACTCAAGACTCAATGACTGTTGATGAAGTTG AATTTCTTCTGAATAACACAAGTCACAATGGTTTCCCTGTGGTGGTGTCTCGTGAGTCTCAGTACCTGGTTGGATTTGTACTTCGTCGGGATGTTTTATTGGCTATTG CCAATGCACGGAAAACCTTAGAGGGCATCGTAGGCAGCTCCATTGTTTATTTCACACTTCATGTACCAGCACCAAATCTCAATGAGCCTGTGCCTCTGAAACTACGTAAAATTCTTGATTTG G